One segment of Rubripirellula amarantea DNA contains the following:
- a CDS encoding class I SAM-dependent methyltransferase, with protein sequence MPSVEQSSEFEPSEFEAGEFEASGFEASGFRSREFSDVVRDLTTSDASSVAKENDLRTRYGPYWARVLCDVASAQPKSIKKFPALAQSDSVCWATTRSIQQATSWQVAMMKAKWLGDRKVYDLCCGCGGDACAIATRGDVVAVDRDRLLVEFAQANLRRLAPSHSAIVQHGDVEKISLPSDVAVHIDPDRRTIENQSSTRTVSADHFQPSWSFVRRLMLAQPSTIVKVAPATQVQDDEVSQAMHRCWISLSGSVREQVLLAGESIEVAGLKRGSCSAISISADGASHRFEPRCQEVGGVKYASKPLVWLIDPDAAVRAAMLTEAFARQHELAVLGQFSGFLTSDASSLPSDVRAMAITGEVLWIGSADDRKLRRELRAHDWFPQTIKCRGVQQDPAQLVRRYRECGSHPVTLWIGKQGKRVYAAITDEVSAIRPSDDRLGS encoded by the coding sequence ATGCCTTCTGTCGAACAGTCCAGCGAATTTGAACCTAGCGAATTCGAAGCCGGTGAATTCGAAGCCAGTGGATTCGAAGCCAGTGGATTCCGCAGTCGGGAATTCAGTGATGTCGTTCGCGATCTGACAACTTCTGACGCGTCTAGCGTTGCGAAAGAAAACGATTTGCGAACTCGATATGGTCCGTACTGGGCGCGCGTATTGTGCGACGTCGCATCAGCACAACCGAAGTCAATCAAAAAGTTCCCAGCACTTGCCCAGTCGGATTCTGTTTGTTGGGCTACGACGCGTTCGATTCAGCAGGCCACGTCATGGCAGGTTGCAATGATGAAGGCGAAATGGCTTGGTGACCGCAAAGTTTATGATTTGTGCTGTGGTTGTGGCGGCGATGCGTGCGCGATCGCCACTCGAGGTGACGTGGTTGCTGTGGATCGTGACCGCTTATTGGTGGAGTTTGCCCAAGCAAATCTTCGACGTTTGGCACCTTCGCATTCTGCGATAGTCCAACACGGTGACGTAGAAAAGATTTCGTTGCCTTCGGATGTGGCAGTTCACATTGATCCCGATCGGCGAACCATCGAAAACCAATCCAGCACGCGAACGGTTTCCGCGGACCATTTCCAACCCTCTTGGTCGTTCGTTCGGCGGCTGATGCTTGCGCAGCCATCAACGATCGTAAAGGTAGCTCCCGCGACGCAGGTTCAAGATGACGAAGTATCGCAAGCGATGCATCGTTGCTGGATTTCGCTATCGGGCAGCGTTCGAGAACAAGTATTGCTCGCTGGCGAATCCATCGAGGTCGCTGGTTTGAAACGCGGGTCATGTTCAGCAATTTCGATATCCGCCGATGGCGCGTCGCATCGGTTTGAGCCGAGATGTCAGGAAGTCGGCGGCGTGAAGTATGCGTCGAAGCCCCTGGTTTGGTTGATTGATCCCGATGCAGCAGTGCGCGCGGCCATGCTGACGGAAGCTTTCGCACGCCAACATGAACTGGCGGTGCTGGGCCAGTTTTCTGGCTTCCTGACTAGCGATGCGAGCAGCCTTCCGTCGGACGTACGTGCGATGGCAATTACTGGCGAAGTGTTATGGATCGGTTCGGCTGATGACCGGAAATTACGTCGCGAATTGCGAGCTCATGATTGGTTTCCGCAAACCATCAAGTGTCGTGGAGTGCAACAGGATCCGGCTCAACTGGTTCGTCGTTATCGCGAGTGTGGATCGCATCCGGTGACGTTGTGGATCGGCAAACAAGGTAAACGGGTTTACGCCGCGATTACCGATGAAGTTTCAGCGATCCGTCCCTCGGACGATCGTCTTGGCAGTTGA
- the rplK gene encoding 50S ribosomal protein L11: protein MAKQVSGVAKFQIPGGAATPAPPVGTALGKYGVNLGQFVSAFNDRTKEYNGTPIPVIVTVYNDRSFEFVTKSPPAASMLKAAANIAKGSGVPNKNKVGTVTRAQCEEIATKKMADLNARSMDQAVLMIEGTARSMGLVVEG from the coding sequence ATGGCTAAACAAGTTTCCGGCGTTGCCAAGTTTCAAATTCCTGGTGGCGCAGCGACCCCCGCTCCTCCCGTCGGTACCGCACTGGGTAAGTATGGTGTGAACCTTGGGCAATTCGTATCCGCATTCAACGACCGCACCAAGGAATACAACGGCACGCCGATTCCTGTGATCGTGACGGTCTACAATGACCGTAGCTTCGAGTTTGTCACCAAGAGCCCGCCTGCTGCTTCGATGCTTAAAGCAGCCGCCAACATCGCCAAAGGCAGTGGCGTTCCTAACAAGAACAAGGTCGGCACCGTCACTCGCGCTCAATGTGAAGAAATCGCCACCAAAAAGATGGCTGACTTGAATGCACGCAGCATGGATCAGGCTGTATTGATGATCGAAGGGACAGCCCGCAGCATGGGGCTGGTTGTCGAAGGCTAG
- a CDS encoding DUF4129 domain-containing protein, which produces MPPLTSRRSKTTTDYVVIALAPLLIYLMISSLANFLMLVIYRGGQPTRVSWTILMFTLGTVGIARVAIEKDRTYSLGYAVVLGAVSFLSMMRFVNSPLASIILLAVIAYLSDWVVRDCTLIDEEADSSDQGLIDSGRLFMQTSKEADRKEPIIDKADQSLVESASRKIKSGQPGRSVLYLALAALPLYGLGQFFLRGGSSTWSRAQWLLATYLFAALALLVTTSFLGLRRYLRQRGADMPQQVSVGWIAGGMAVIALILGTAYLVPVPGQLLASFELPAFLDSPGDTVASQSGWGKDGADKAGQNAASTRGDQSDKEKEIGSLTAERGAEAGDVGDGDKETGASGKQQGGKQNPGEGGKESGGEQKGNSQPNQSQPNQSQPNQSQPNQSQPNQSQPNQSQPNQSQPNQSQPNQSQPNQSQPGKTTPETSKSSGPEQNQSQPQPPAQTSSNQSPAKESSADKSSADKSPSGEPSPAESSSDKTESNTPQPKSQNQKQDNSPQSPSQEAGDQKPNKSPDQTDANQSQSQSSKQESSEADATPRESGEKSPNESQSAESKSRDPAATENSSPKQPTANPVESLANQLPGIAAMIKSLIVLILVGVVAAYVWFNRHMIAEMLRRLFDRTSEGLSEDTDEFLDLVSTAPPRPFSAYRKPTMNPSDSKRAILITFSAMDAWCREAGLPRRKGETPSEFLRRVQHTFPQLSESSTQVIECYNRIVYGQGAASGEDLRWAEKAWQVMQQPRTVPENVPSV; this is translated from the coding sequence ATGCCTCCGCTAACGTCGCGTCGCAGCAAGACAACGACCGACTACGTTGTCATCGCCTTGGCTCCTCTGCTGATCTATCTGATGATTAGCAGCCTGGCCAACTTCTTGATGTTGGTCATCTATCGCGGCGGACAACCAACGCGAGTTTCGTGGACAATTCTCATGTTCACACTTGGAACCGTGGGCATCGCTAGAGTCGCAATCGAAAAGGATCGCACTTACTCGCTTGGCTACGCGGTTGTCTTAGGTGCGGTCTCGTTTTTGTCCATGATGCGGTTCGTCAATTCGCCCTTGGCATCAATCATCCTACTCGCGGTGATCGCATACCTGTCGGATTGGGTCGTTCGCGATTGCACGCTTATTGATGAGGAAGCTGATTCGAGCGACCAGGGCCTAATCGACTCAGGTCGCCTGTTCATGCAAACGTCGAAGGAAGCCGATCGCAAAGAACCAATCATTGACAAAGCGGATCAATCACTCGTTGAGTCGGCATCTCGAAAAATTAAGTCTGGCCAACCCGGCCGCAGCGTGTTGTATTTGGCACTCGCTGCATTACCTCTTTATGGTCTCGGGCAGTTCTTCCTTCGAGGCGGTTCTTCCACATGGTCGCGAGCTCAATGGTTGCTCGCCACGTATCTCTTTGCTGCTCTCGCTTTGCTGGTCACCACAAGCTTCTTAGGTTTGCGTCGATACCTTCGCCAACGCGGGGCGGATATGCCTCAGCAGGTTTCGGTCGGTTGGATCGCGGGCGGAATGGCCGTGATCGCGTTGATCCTGGGAACGGCTTACCTGGTTCCCGTGCCTGGACAATTACTGGCATCGTTCGAACTTCCCGCATTTCTTGATTCGCCGGGCGATACGGTTGCCAGTCAATCCGGATGGGGCAAGGACGGGGCCGATAAGGCCGGTCAAAACGCGGCTTCAACTCGGGGCGACCAATCCGACAAAGAAAAAGAAATCGGCAGTCTCACCGCCGAGAGGGGAGCTGAAGCTGGCGATGTTGGCGATGGCGACAAAGAAACGGGCGCGTCCGGAAAACAGCAGGGCGGCAAGCAAAATCCGGGGGAAGGGGGCAAAGAATCCGGCGGCGAACAGAAGGGAAATTCGCAACCCAATCAATCGCAACCCAATCAATCGCAACCCAATCAATCGCAACCAAATCAATCACAACCAAATCAATCACAACCAAATCAATCACAACCCAATCAATCACAACCCAATCAATCACAACCCAATCAATCACAACCCAATCAATCACAACCTGGAAAGACAACACCAGAAACGTCAAAGTCTAGTGGTCCGGAGCAAAACCAATCTCAACCGCAGCCGCCAGCCCAAACGTCCTCAAACCAATCGCCCGCTAAAGAATCCTCCGCAGATAAATCGTCCGCAGACAAATCGCCATCGGGTGAACCTTCACCAGCCGAATCCTCATCGGATAAAACTGAATCGAATACGCCGCAGCCCAAGAGCCAAAATCAGAAGCAAGACAATTCACCACAGTCGCCGTCCCAAGAAGCTGGCGACCAGAAGCCTAACAAGTCCCCCGATCAAACTGACGCAAACCAATCTCAATCCCAATCGTCGAAGCAAGAATCATCCGAGGCTGATGCAACGCCACGCGAATCAGGCGAGAAGAGTCCCAACGAATCTCAATCGGCTGAATCCAAGAGCCGTGATCCTGCGGCAACTGAAAACTCCTCACCCAAGCAACCGACTGCCAATCCGGTCGAATCTCTGGCGAACCAACTGCCAGGCATTGCAGCGATGATCAAAAGCTTGATTGTGCTTATCTTGGTCGGAGTCGTCGCCGCTTACGTATGGTTTAACCGACATATGATCGCCGAGATGCTGCGACGCCTCTTTGATCGCACTAGCGAAGGGCTATCCGAAGACACGGACGAGTTCCTGGACCTCGTCAGTACCGCGCCGCCACGACCGTTTTCAGCTTATCGCAAACCTACAATGAATCCGTCTGATTCGAAGCGAGCGATACTGATCACCTTCTCGGCCATGGACGCTTGGTGTCGTGAAGCGGGCCTACCTCGACGAAAAGGCGAAACTCCGAGCGAATTTCTTCGAAGAGTCCAACACACGTTTCCGCAGCTTTCGGAATCCTCGACCCAAGTGATCGAGTGCTACAACCGCATCGTGTACGGCCAAGGCGCGGCCAGCGGAGAAGATCTCCGCTGGGCAGAAAAAGCATGGCAAGTGATGCAACAACCGCGTACGGTTCCCGAGAACGTGCCGAGCGTTTAA
- a CDS encoding DUF6690 family protein: MFRKTHLAALLAAAAGTPYIASETDLGRSTLGRLSNTVQVESVTVDENGQSRTTMVGYGNHAHHEVEKLRKIDSRQFRYDEDLARKLGAIPQDVEATPKLAGIQVDDLRQVMRFDISPSWVLSHFARVSTVLADLNLEGLRVPVVTGTRADDLAGTITYYFDSRGKLQRLTVHGFTGDPSKMVQIVTRDYGLQSEPTLEAGVYTKRWNGRPMHFLRLTHAPVVYSDAVHQKYTVFMELNQPNLPYGISAEARRIVDSDRHSGRW, from the coding sequence ATGTTCCGTAAAACTCATCTCGCCGCTTTACTCGCCGCCGCCGCGGGCACGCCTTACATCGCGTCCGAGACTGACCTCGGTCGCAGCACACTAGGGCGACTATCGAACACGGTTCAAGTTGAAAGCGTTACCGTTGATGAAAACGGGCAATCGCGAACGACCATGGTTGGTTATGGCAACCACGCCCACCATGAAGTCGAGAAGCTTCGCAAGATCGACTCCCGGCAGTTCCGCTACGACGAAGACTTAGCTCGAAAGCTCGGAGCGATTCCGCAAGATGTTGAAGCAACACCGAAGCTAGCCGGCATCCAAGTCGACGACTTGCGGCAAGTGATGCGATTCGACATTTCACCCAGTTGGGTCTTAAGTCACTTTGCCCGCGTCAGTACGGTGCTTGCGGATCTGAACCTCGAAGGACTTCGCGTACCTGTGGTCACGGGAACGCGAGCTGATGACTTGGCAGGAACCATCACGTATTACTTCGATTCAAGAGGAAAACTTCAACGTTTGACGGTTCATGGGTTCACGGGCGACCCATCGAAAATGGTACAAATCGTTACTCGTGACTACGGCCTGCAAAGTGAGCCAACGCTTGAGGCTGGCGTTTACACAAAACGATGGAACGGGCGGCCCATGCACTTCCTACGACTCACTCACGCACCGGTCGTCTATTCGGATGCTGTGCATCAGAAATACACGGTTTTTATGGAGCTAAACCAGCCAAACCTACCCTACGGCATCAGTGCCGAGGCCAGGCGAATCGTCGATTCCGACCGGCATTCCGGCCGCTGGTAA
- a CDS encoding fumarylacetoacetate hydrolase family protein, with amino-acid sequence MKLTRFHNDAGIAPAVFADEQTLLDCSSFGQDWNEDFFAGDGLARLTDFVATNGSSLPSHDVNDVRLAPAIARPSKIVCIGLNYAKHAAESGMDAPTEPVLFFKATTAWSGPNDPVVIPRGSLKSDWEVELAFVIGKRAKYVSIDDAMNHVAGYAIHNDYSERHWQLERGGQWVKGKSADTYAPFGPFMATADEVPNPDNLHLWLKRNGQTLQDSNTSDFIFGIKEVVSYVSQFMTLLPGDVISTGTPAGVGLGLKPPEFLKAGDVIELGIEGLGVQKQTAVQEE; translated from the coding sequence ATGAAACTGACACGATTCCACAACGACGCCGGTATCGCTCCCGCCGTTTTCGCCGATGAGCAAACGCTATTGGATTGCTCTTCGTTTGGCCAAGACTGGAACGAAGATTTCTTCGCCGGCGATGGCCTGGCCCGGTTGACGGACTTTGTTGCCACGAACGGTTCGAGCTTACCTTCGCATGACGTGAACGATGTTCGGCTTGCACCTGCGATTGCGCGACCATCGAAAATCGTTTGCATTGGACTCAACTACGCTAAGCACGCCGCCGAATCCGGCATGGACGCCCCCACCGAACCGGTACTGTTTTTCAAAGCGACCACTGCTTGGAGTGGACCGAACGACCCAGTGGTCATCCCACGAGGCTCACTGAAGTCGGACTGGGAAGTTGAACTTGCCTTTGTGATCGGAAAGCGGGCGAAGTATGTTTCCATTGACGATGCGATGAATCATGTAGCGGGATACGCAATCCACAACGATTACTCCGAACGCCATTGGCAGCTTGAACGAGGGGGCCAATGGGTCAAAGGAAAGTCAGCGGATACCTATGCACCATTTGGACCGTTTATGGCAACGGCTGACGAAGTCCCCAACCCAGACAATTTGCATTTGTGGCTGAAACGAAACGGCCAAACACTCCAGGATTCCAACACCAGCGATTTCATCTTTGGCATTAAAGAAGTCGTTAGTTACGTCAGCCAATTCATGACGCTCCTTCCAGGCGATGTGATTTCAACCGGAACGCCAGCAGGCGTGGGACTTGGATTGAAACCACCGGAGTTCTTGAAGGCAGGTGATGTGATTGAACTGGGCATCGAAGGTCTTGGCGTTCAAAAACAAACGGCTGTTCAAGAAGAGTAA
- the secE gene encoding preprotein translocase subunit SecE — translation MSELFHAAVYKPNQGRIVRQLTALAIWVVVALACWSLYGTLRGAMEASSPVIFAVPLVLLAAGLWFGFRVVNWPRFADFLIAVEAEMNKVTWPSKDELKRASVVVIFTIFFLAVALFMFDVVWQAIFNWIGVTS, via the coding sequence ATGAGCGAACTGTTCCATGCTGCCGTATACAAGCCCAACCAAGGACGCATTGTTCGCCAATTGACGGCACTGGCGATCTGGGTCGTGGTTGCCTTGGCTTGTTGGTCGCTTTACGGGACCCTGCGAGGGGCGATGGAGGCGAGTTCGCCAGTCATCTTCGCAGTTCCCCTGGTATTGCTGGCCGCTGGCTTGTGGTTTGGTTTTCGAGTGGTGAATTGGCCGCGATTTGCGGACTTTTTGATCGCTGTGGAAGCCGAGATGAACAAGGTCACTTGGCCAAGCAAAGACGAACTCAAGCGAGCCTCCGTGGTGGTGATCTTCACGATCTTCTTCCTCGCGGTGGCCTTGTTTATGTTTGACGTGGTTTGGCAAGCCATTTTCAATTGGATTGGTGTGACTTCCTAG
- a CDS encoding serine/threonine protein kinase, which yields MSESPIILSATDADLPRNIPSGIGRYTGFRDMARGGSARLRSCYDRVTGRTVVIKSLLPESLLDRRERRRLLREARITAQLQHPNTVPVYDIGEDETEGIYFVMKRISGENLFEILKRIARGDEATCQAFPIIRRIEIIADACQALAYAHARGVIHRDVKPENIWVGNFGEVILLDWGVAKVWGAADDDAPMRQSTLRPADEAAASEGHSPGLSLTSLDQRPGTPLYMSPEQVAGKRSIDERSDVFSAGVCLYEVLAIREPFKGGNIEETFHNILNCQVPPPSERSPDAGIPNSADQVVMRALQKNPALRYQSIREMVHDLREIDV from the coding sequence ATGTCAGAGTCACCCATCATACTGTCAGCCACCGACGCTGATCTGCCGCGCAACATCCCGTCGGGGATTGGTCGCTACACGGGCTTTCGCGATATGGCCCGTGGTGGCAGTGCGAGGTTGCGTTCCTGTTACGATCGGGTGACCGGGCGGACTGTTGTGATCAAATCGTTGTTACCGGAGTCGCTGCTGGACCGCAGGGAACGACGGCGATTGCTGCGTGAGGCCAGGATTACAGCCCAGTTGCAGCATCCCAACACGGTGCCCGTCTATGACATCGGTGAAGATGAGACCGAGGGGATCTACTTCGTAATGAAGCGGATCTCGGGAGAAAACCTGTTTGAAATTTTGAAGCGAATTGCCCGAGGCGATGAAGCGACCTGTCAGGCGTTTCCCATCATTCGGCGTATCGAGATCATTGCTGACGCCTGCCAAGCACTTGCCTACGCGCATGCTCGAGGCGTCATTCACCGCGATGTGAAGCCCGAGAACATTTGGGTGGGGAATTTCGGCGAAGTCATTCTGCTCGACTGGGGTGTGGCCAAGGTTTGGGGGGCCGCTGACGACGATGCGCCGATGCGGCAGAGCACGTTGCGGCCCGCTGACGAGGCGGCGGCATCGGAAGGCCATTCGCCTGGATTGTCGCTGACCAGTTTGGATCAGCGTCCCGGAACACCTCTTTATATGTCACCGGAGCAAGTGGCAGGAAAGCGAAGCATTGACGAGCGAAGCGATGTCTTCAGTGCGGGAGTGTGCTTATATGAGGTGCTGGCTATTCGAGAGCCGTTTAAGGGTGGCAACATCGAGGAAACCTTTCACAACATCCTGAATTGCCAAGTGCCTCCGCCGAGTGAGCGTTCGCCTGACGCCGGTATACCCAATTCTGCGGATCAGGTGGTGATGCGAGCGTTACAGAAAAATCCGGCTCTGCGTTATCAATCGATTCGCGAAATGGTCCACGATTTACGGGAAATCGATGTTTAG
- the tuf gene encoding elongation factor Tu, with protein sequence MAKAKFERVKPHVNVGTIGHIDHGKTTTTGAILAVQAAKGLAEMKSYADIAKGGTVRDATKTVTIAVAHVEYNTEKRHYAHIDCPGHADFVKNMITGAAQMDGAILVVSAADGPMPQTKEHVLLARQVGVPYIVVYLNKCDLVDDEELLELVELEARELLSKYDFPGDDVPVVRGSSLPAYNSPADPEASKCISDLMDALDEFIPDPVREEDKPFLMAIEDVFSIEGRGTVATGRIERGVVKVGEEVEIIGLGPNPQKTTCTGVEMFRKEMTEGHAGDNVGCLLRGIRREDIQRGQVLAKPGSIKPHMKFEAEVYCLSKDEGGRHTPFFSGYRPQFYFRTTDVTGTANLVGAEMCMPGDNVKVTVELHKPIAMDDGVRFAIREGGRTVGSGVVTKIVE encoded by the coding sequence ATGGCTAAGGCAAAATTTGAACGGGTCAAACCTCACGTCAACGTCGGTACCATTGGCCACATTGACCACGGTAAAACGACCACAACCGGAGCGATCCTCGCAGTGCAAGCCGCTAAGGGTTTGGCTGAGATGAAGAGCTACGCCGATATCGCCAAGGGCGGTACCGTGCGGGACGCGACCAAGACCGTGACCATCGCCGTGGCTCACGTTGAATACAACACTGAAAAGCGTCACTACGCTCACATCGACTGCCCAGGCCACGCTGACTTCGTGAAGAACATGATCACGGGTGCGGCACAAATGGACGGTGCTATCCTCGTCGTTTCGGCTGCGGATGGTCCAATGCCACAAACCAAGGAGCACGTGCTTCTTGCTCGTCAGGTTGGTGTGCCATACATCGTTGTTTACCTCAACAAGTGTGACCTCGTCGACGACGAAGAACTGCTTGAGTTGGTTGAATTGGAAGCTCGTGAGTTGCTTTCGAAGTACGACTTCCCTGGCGACGACGTTCCTGTCGTACGTGGATCATCGCTTCCTGCTTACAACTCCCCTGCCGATCCAGAAGCCAGCAAGTGCATCAGCGACTTGATGGACGCACTCGACGAATTCATTCCTGATCCTGTTCGCGAAGAAGACAAGCCATTCTTGATGGCGATCGAAGACGTCTTCTCGATCGAAGGTCGTGGAACGGTTGCAACGGGTCGTATCGAACGTGGTGTGGTTAAGGTTGGTGAAGAAGTCGAGATCATTGGTCTTGGCCCGAACCCACAAAAGACGACCTGCACCGGTGTTGAAATGTTCCGCAAGGAAATGACCGAAGGTCACGCTGGCGACAACGTTGGTTGCTTGCTTCGTGGTATCCGTCGTGAAGACATCCAACGTGGTCAAGTGCTCGCTAAGCCAGGCAGCATCAAACCACACATGAAGTTCGAAGCTGAGGTTTACTGCCTAAGCAAGGACGAAGGCGGACGTCACACGCCGTTCTTCTCCGGCTACCGTCCTCAGTTCTACTTCCGAACCACCGACGTGACCGGAACCGCCAACTTGGTAGGTGCTGAAATGTGCATGCCTGGTGACAACGTGAAAGTAACTGTTGAGCTTCACAAGCCAATCGCGATGGACGACGGCGTTCGTTTCGCGATTCGCGAAGGCGGCCGAACCGTTGGTTCGGGCGTGGTAACGAAGATCGTCGAGTAA
- a CDS encoding SDR family NAD(P)-dependent oxidoreductase: protein MHQSKVKTAIVTGGGAGIGQAISSRLASDGHHVVILDYSEETAAETVESIRASGGNAKYIVTDVGSTESVRDAFDQIPQVDILVNNAGIASIGNLEACTPDELDRVYRVNVKGVYHCLYFAIPKMLESGGGVVLSLASVVSKVAIPDRFAYSMSKGAVLTMTLSVARDYVDKGIRANCICPARVRTPFVEGFLKNSYSDEERPAMEEKLAKAQPIGRMGEPSEIAGLAAFLCSDEASFITGSAYDIDGGFTLLR from the coding sequence ATGCATCAATCAAAAGTTAAGACCGCCATAGTTACTGGCGGTGGTGCTGGCATCGGCCAAGCAATTTCCTCGCGTCTAGCAAGTGATGGTCATCACGTGGTGATCCTTGACTACAGCGAAGAAACCGCCGCGGAAACAGTCGAATCAATTCGCGCAAGCGGCGGAAACGCGAAGTACATTGTCACGGATGTCGGGTCCACTGAATCGGTACGTGATGCGTTCGACCAGATCCCACAGGTCGATATTCTTGTTAACAATGCGGGCATCGCTTCCATTGGTAACCTCGAAGCTTGCACGCCAGATGAACTTGACCGAGTCTATCGCGTCAACGTTAAAGGCGTTTACCACTGCCTCTATTTCGCTATCCCCAAGATGTTGGAATCCGGCGGTGGAGTGGTGCTTAGCCTCGCGTCGGTAGTCAGCAAAGTCGCGATCCCTGATCGCTTTGCCTACTCGATGTCCAAGGGTGCCGTACTGACCATGACGCTCTCGGTTGCCAGGGACTACGTTGACAAGGGCATTCGCGCGAATTGCATTTGCCCGGCCCGTGTCCGAACTCCGTTCGTCGAAGGGTTCCTGAAGAACTCTTACTCGGATGAAGAACGACCGGCGATGGAAGAAAAGCTGGCCAAGGCTCAACCGATTGGGCGAATGGGCGAACCTTCCGAGATCGCTGGGCTGGCGGCTTTCCTTTGCTCCGATGAAGCGAGCTTCATCACGGGAAGCGCCTACGACATCGACGGCGGCTTCACGCTGCTTCGCTAA
- the nusG gene encoding transcription termination/antitermination protein NusG encodes MISLTQADTLNDSMAPDESNPDELPVDADETAAAEEAVVAQQDAEDVDAPASKPAPPPAAPPPAAQSVAVEEPKDTVRPIKLDGSPDMGEAPAMDWYILKVAFNREDSIADALRKKVKMEGMGEYFGEIVVPTEDVATFTRDGKRRITKRKLLPGYIMVNMLINDDTWFLVRETGGISDFTGAAGKPMPMEPSDIDRFINRPIDEDEEEAPIKIGIPFKVGDRVRVKEGNFENQEGDVDTVDEANGRITVIINIFGRSVPMELDHWQVEPL; translated from the coding sequence GTGATTTCTTTGACTCAAGCTGACACATTGAACGACTCCATGGCACCGGACGAATCGAACCCCGACGAACTGCCGGTTGACGCCGACGAAACGGCCGCAGCCGAAGAGGCCGTAGTGGCTCAACAGGACGCCGAAGATGTGGATGCACCCGCATCCAAGCCTGCTCCACCCCCGGCCGCGCCTCCGCCTGCTGCACAATCCGTTGCAGTCGAAGAGCCAAAGGACACGGTTCGTCCTATCAAGCTCGACGGTAGCCCCGACATGGGCGAAGCTCCGGCGATGGATTGGTACATCTTGAAGGTCGCGTTCAATCGCGAAGACTCAATTGCAGATGCCCTTCGCAAAAAAGTGAAGATGGAAGGCATGGGCGAGTACTTCGGCGAAATTGTCGTTCCTACCGAAGATGTTGCCACGTTCACGCGAGACGGCAAACGACGGATTACCAAACGCAAACTTTTGCCTGGCTACATCATGGTCAATATGTTGATCAACGATGACACATGGTTCTTGGTTCGCGAAACCGGTGGTATCAGCGATTTCACTGGTGCGGCGGGTAAGCCAATGCCCATGGAGCCATCAGACATCGATCGCTTTATTAATCGTCCGATTGATGAGGATGAAGAAGAAGCACCGATCAAGATCGGCATTCCGTTCAAGGTCGGTGACCGCGTACGCGTCAAGGAAGGTAATTTCGAAAACCAAGAGGGCGATGTGGATACCGTGGATGAAGCCAATGGCCGCATCACCGTGATCATCAATATTTTCGGCCGCAGTGTTCCGATGGAACTCGATCACTGGCAAGTCGAACCCCTGTAA